One genomic region from Zalophus californianus isolate mZalCal1 chromosome 12, mZalCal1.pri.v2, whole genome shotgun sequence encodes:
- the LOC113911127 gene encoding UMP-CMP kinase-like, with the protein MLSSPNFSQVVFDKDLYCRNEREFWEYCGIYLFEDKEKTWMGRTKRTEEMDLKSLEAAALNPISTLLSCASVMINIRFHDLKYGYTKLFAGELLLDERKNPDTQYGELTEKYIKDGKMVPVEITISLLKSEMDQTMAANAQKNKILIDGFARNQDNLQGWKKTMDEKADVSFILVFYCNSEICIERCLERGKSSGRSDDNRESLEKRIQTYLQSTKPIIDLYEEMGKVKKIDDSRSVEVFDEIDKIFDKKRFQISNLLNEFVDQIPKEIFV; encoded by the exons gattTGTActgcagaaatgaaagagagttCTGGGAATACTGTGGCATCTACCTGtttgaagataaagaaaaaacatggatGGGAAGAACCAAGAGAACTGAAGAAATGGACCTGAAGTCACTAGAAGCAGCAGCCTTGAATCCCATTTCAACTCTGCTTTCATGTGCAAGTGTGATGATCAATATTAGGTTTCA TGATCTAAAATATGGCTACACAAAACTTTTTGCAGGAGAACTTCTTCTTGATGAAAGGAAGAACCCAGATACACAGTATGGTGAACTCACTGAAAAGTACATTAAAGATGGAAAGATGGTGCCAGTTGAGATAACTATCAGTTTGTTAAAGAGTGAAATGGATCAGACAATGGCTGCCAATGCTcagaagaataaaatcttaattgaTGGTTTTGCAAGAAATCAAGACAACCTTCAGGGTTGGAAGAAGACCATGGATGAGAAGGCAGATGTgtctttcattttggttttttactGTAATAGTGAGATCTGTATTGAACGATGTCTTGAGAGGGGAAAGAGTAGTGGTAGAAGTGATGACAACAGAGAGAGTTTGGAAAAGAGAATTCAGACCTATCTTCAGTCAACAAAGCCAATTATTGACTTATATGAAGAAATGGGGAAAGTCAAGAAAATAGATGACTCTAGGTCTGTTGAAGTTTTTGATGAAATTGATAAGATTTTTGACAAAAAAAG GTTTCAAATTTCCAACCTGTTAAATGAATTTGTAGACCAAATTCCAAAGGAAATTTTTGTGTAG